CGATCATCACAGAAACTTCGTTGCAGAAACTCCTGCGAAAATCCTCTTTCGTAATCGAGCTGCTGATCTGCCCGGTGCGCAGACGCCGCGACATGGTCTCGGTGGCGTTGGCGACGACCTGTTCCGCCATGAGGGCGATGAAGGTCTCGATGATCGCAAAAACGACGAGGAAATAAGGAATGGCCAGGATCGCGAATTCGATGGCTGCTGTCCCGTCACGGGAGAACCCGAATTTTTCCAGCAATGGCTTCAGTCTGGCCAGTCGCATGAGGTGGTGTCGATCTCTAAGAATATGCGGCAAGCGCAACCGTTGAATTTGTTGCGGACCATAACCACCCCATGTTTAAATTCAGTTACTTCGATAAACTATACTTTAGTGATTTCCAAAATTGATACGGCGCATAAAAAAGCCCGGCACATGGCCGGGCTTTTGTCGAATATCAGAAGACGACTTATTCCGCGTCTGCCTTGGACAGAACCTCAAGCGTGGGCGTCGAGGTGATATTGTAACCGCAATCCACGTAATGACATTCGCCGGTCACGCCGCGCGACAGGCTGGACAGCAGGTAAAGTGCGGAGCCGCCGATGTCGTCGATGTCAGCCGTTCGCCGCAACGGTGCGTTTTTCTGGTTCCACGCGTAAATTGCGCGCGCATCCGAAATGCCGGCACCCGCCAGCGTGCGGACCGGGCCGGCCGAGATGGCGTTGACGCGGATATCGCGCGGGCCGTAATCGGCGGCGAGATAACGCACGGATGCCTCGAGAGCCGCCTTGGCGACGCCCATGACGTTGTAGTTTGGAATGACGCGCTGCGAACCATTATAGGTCAGCGTCAGCATGGAGCCGCCATTGGTCATCAGTTCAGCGGCGCGCTTGGCGATTTCCGTGAAGGAGAAACAGGAAATGACCATGGTGCGGCTGAAATTCTCGCGCGTCGTGTTGGCGTAGAGACCCTTCAGCTCGTTCTTGTCGGAAAAGCCGATGGCGTGCACGACGAAATCCAGCGCGCCCCATTTTTCGCGGATCGTCGCAAAAAGCGCATCCACAGAAGCGATATCCTCGACATCGCAAGGTACGATGAAGTCCGAGCCCAGTTCCGCGGCGAGCGGTTTCACGCGCTTGCCAAGCGCTTCACCCTGATAGGTGAAGGCCAGTTCCGCGCCCTGTGCCGCAAGTGCCTTGGAAATACCCCAGGCGATCGAGTGATTGTTAGCGACGCCCATGATGAGGCCGCGCTTACCTTGCATGATGCCGTTCATGGGCAATTATCCGTTATGACGCTGGAAGACGAGCGTGGCGTTGGTGCCGCCGAAGCCGAAGGAATTGGAAAGGATGGTGTCGATCTTGGCGTCGTCGATGCGGCTGCGAACAATCGGAACGCCCGCAAATTCCGGATCGAGTTCGGAAATATGCGCGCTTTCGCCGATGAAACGTTCCTGCATCATCAACAGGCCGTAGATCGATTCCTGCACGCCAGCAG
This window of the Agrobacterium fabrum str. C58 genome carries:
- the fabI gene encoding enoyl-ACP reductase FabI translates to MNGIMQGKRGLIMGVANNHSIAWGISKALAAQGAELAFTYQGEALGKRVKPLAAELGSDFIVPCDVEDIASVDALFATIREKWGALDFVVHAIGFSDKNELKGLYANTTRENFSRTMVISCFSFTEIAKRAAELMTNGGSMLTLTYNGSQRVIPNYNVMGVAKAALEASVRYLAADYGPRDIRVNAISAGPVRTLAGAGISDARAIYAWNQKNAPLRRTADIDDIGGSALYLLSSLSRGVTGECHYVDCGYNITSTPTLEVLSKADAE